One part of the Alistipes onderdonkii genome encodes these proteins:
- a CDS encoding GH92 family glycosyl hydrolase, which produces MLKPRILLLAFSAGLAAALAACRDEGVGRWVDPNIGGVAPLLTTVTPQVHRPHSMVRIYPVTEPGLNDRYFSDRIYGIALNMPRYRSGIAGSVMPTAGDISFDPARSSSWYDHDLEELHPWSHRVWLEDFGIWAEWTTAERTALYEFDFTDAGRQANVLFRLTSEGEVDVCGDRVVSGWEAVDYARQYFYAVADRPFDSSGTRCGERLSAEGSASGRDVGAWFSAPAGFGKVCFRVGISYISVEQARANLEAETGGLAFGAVKKRSRDIWEKALGRIRVEGGTDRERRIFYTSLYRTYERMVDQSEYGRYYSGFDRCVHEDARPFYNDDWMWDTYRNLHALGILLDPARKADELQSYARIYEQWGWVPSFPELTEWGGDWFEGGGPDWHGDPMIGNHVASFAAEAIRKGITGFDVEKLYEGLRKNALEGTMIPWRAGAAREPDRFYSEHGYFPALAPGEPEKYPYVDDGWEKRQAVSVTLEHSYDDWCLAQVARYLGRMDDYELLLRRSRNYLNLWNPAIGYFAPRNERGEWVEPFDPQLCDGFGARSYFAEVNACVHVFHVQHDIPQLIALMGGEEAFVRRLDEAYNRGPEIDKWKFMGRMPDATGLQGLMPAGNEPAFHVPWLYNYAGAAWKTQHRVRQIADIWFDDRPTGLSGDEDGGALTAWYVFAAMGFYPVNPASGEYALGSPIFERVEIALPGGRSFVIKSPGASKVNKYIRAARLNGERLTRPFITHEQIVQGGVLEFELVPRPCPECFD; this is translated from the coding sequence ATGCTGAAACCGCGAATTTTACTCCTGGCCTTTTCCGCGGGCCTCGCTGCCGCCCTGGCCGCCTGCCGCGACGAGGGCGTGGGCCGTTGGGTCGATCCCAATATCGGCGGCGTGGCCCCTTTGCTGACGACCGTCACCCCGCAGGTGCACCGGCCCCATTCCATGGTGCGGATCTACCCCGTAACCGAGCCCGGGCTCAATGACCGCTATTTTTCCGACCGGATATACGGCATCGCCCTCAATATGCCCCGCTACCGGAGCGGGATCGCCGGTTCGGTCATGCCCACGGCGGGCGACATCTCGTTCGACCCGGCGCGCTCCTCTTCGTGGTACGACCATGACCTGGAGGAACTGCATCCCTGGTCGCACCGGGTGTGGCTGGAGGATTTCGGGATATGGGCCGAGTGGACGACCGCCGAGCGGACGGCCCTTTACGAATTCGACTTCACGGATGCAGGGCGGCAGGCGAACGTGCTTTTCCGGCTCACTTCCGAAGGCGAGGTCGATGTCTGCGGTGACCGGGTCGTTTCGGGCTGGGAAGCGGTCGATTATGCCCGCCAATATTTCTATGCCGTCGCCGACCGGCCTTTCGATAGCTCCGGCACGCGTTGCGGGGAGCGGCTTTCCGCGGAGGGATCGGCGTCGGGCCGCGATGTCGGCGCCTGGTTCTCTGCCCCGGCAGGGTTCGGCAAGGTGTGCTTCCGGGTAGGTATCTCCTATATCAGCGTGGAACAGGCGCGTGCCAACCTCGAAGCCGAAACCGGGGGACTTGCTTTCGGTGCGGTTAAGAAGCGGAGCCGGGACATTTGGGAAAAGGCGCTCGGGCGCATACGCGTGGAGGGCGGAACCGACCGGGAACGCCGGATATTCTATACCTCGCTTTACCGTACGTATGAACGGATGGTCGACCAGTCGGAATACGGGCGGTATTACAGCGGCTTCGACCGCTGTGTCCACGAAGATGCGCGGCCGTTTTACAACGATGACTGGATGTGGGATACCTACCGGAACCTCCATGCGCTGGGTATCCTGCTTGATCCTGCGCGCAAGGCCGACGAGCTGCAGTCGTATGCCCGCATCTACGAGCAGTGGGGGTGGGTGCCCTCTTTTCCCGAACTGACGGAGTGGGGCGGCGACTGGTTCGAAGGCGGCGGCCCCGACTGGCACGGGGATCCGATGATCGGCAACCATGTGGCCTCGTTCGCAGCCGAGGCCATCCGCAAGGGAATCACGGGGTTCGATGTGGAAAAACTTTACGAGGGGCTCCGCAAGAATGCGCTGGAAGGTACGATGATCCCCTGGCGTGCGGGGGCGGCGCGCGAGCCCGACAGGTTTTATTCCGAACACGGTTATTTCCCGGCATTGGCTCCCGGAGAGCCGGAGAAATATCCGTATGTCGACGACGGCTGGGAAAAGAGGCAGGCGGTTTCCGTGACGCTCGAACACAGCTACGACGACTGGTGCCTGGCGCAGGTCGCGCGTTACTTGGGGCGCATGGACGATTATGAACTGTTGCTGCGGCGTTCGCGCAACTATCTGAATCTCTGGAATCCGGCGATCGGTTATTTCGCCCCCAGAAACGAGCGGGGTGAATGGGTCGAGCCGTTCGACCCGCAGTTGTGCGATGGCTTCGGAGCCCGGAGTTACTTCGCCGAGGTCAATGCCTGCGTCCATGTCTTCCATGTGCAGCACGATATTCCGCAACTGATCGCCCTGATGGGTGGAGAGGAGGCTTTCGTCCGCCGTCTCGACGAGGCTTATAACCGGGGGCCGGAGATCGACAAGTGGAAATTCATGGGGCGGATGCCCGACGCTACTGGGTTGCAGGGGCTCATGCCGGCGGGCAACGAGCCGGCGTTCCATGTCCCGTGGCTCTACAATTACGCCGGGGCTGCGTGGAAAACCCAGCATCGTGTCCGGCAGATTGCCGACATCTGGTTCGACGACCGCCCGACCGGGCTGAGCGGCGACGAGGACGGCGGTGCGCTCACGGCGTGGTATGTCTTTGCGGCGATGGGTTTTTATCCGGTCAATCCGGCCTCGGGGGAATATGCCCTGGGTTCTCCGATCTTCGAACGGGTGGAAATCGCCCTGCCCGGAGGCCGCAGTTTTGTCATCAAATCCCCGGGGGCGTCGAAAGTGAACAAGTATATCCGTGCGGCACGGCTCAACGGCGAGCGGCTCACCCGTCCTTTCATCACGCACGAACAGATCGTGCAGGGCGGTGTGCTCGAATTCGAACTTGTGCCGCGCCCCTGTCCGGAGTGTTTCGATTGA
- a CDS encoding glycosyl hydrolase, with amino-acid sequence MRFLPIVFFLSLIAGQRAAAQADFSLAPVTKVSPGELAEKFASPPGEAGMSCYWWWLNGVATEASITRDLEEMKAKGYGSASLIDAGGFNQVTGKPGPGNVFLSPGWMALYRHAVREADRLGIALAVNVTSGWNPGGPYITPELALKKLTWSETDVAGGRRVELELPQPPTWYMYEDVRVQAVKKAPEGTPMRDEAIPNWSAKAFFSGLGFQEMFPLERLSADFYYDSGAEPLPREEILDLTALYDGKTLEWDAPAGEWTVIRYGWTCTGAHTSTSSDGWAGLSLDHLNPDAFDAFREHVLQPLVGTAREEGNSVKFLLTDSWEMGLVNWTNRFPEEFRKFRGYDLWAYLPVMTGRVVDSPEVSNRFLQDIRRTVSDCILNYHYKPFREFANANGMLIDPEAGGPCYTPVDALEVMGACDIPHGEYWARSTSHVASEQARLSVRQSACAAHTNGKRFVEAEGPTSIGPHWERSPRDLKGLIDRIFCSGVNRLVWHTFTTSPGEYGKPGIEYFAGTHLNPNVTWWEQAGDFVGYIGRCSYLLQQGLFVADALYYNGDDVPNMVFLKEEVTDLGPGYDWDKCSKDVILNRLSVEDGRLVLPDGMSYRVLVLPRLEQIDLDVMRRIERLVLDGMVLVGEPPRRTTGLSRYPDGDRELNDIVNRMWRCNAGSWLDGVNRTENLYGKGRVIRGQKLSHVLRSLSAPPDFSYVSDNSATKLDYIHRATDRQDIYFVANRFALNGIDDYYYRYTPVAYDRFEDVECRFRVTGRTPEFWDPLTGRISPVAYYYEKDGYTHIPMHFAPEGAVFVVFTEGGGQAEHIVRVDRSGFPLSAAQSSSPRYPQVGFEYAGTDVYAAVYDPGHYTVYWSNGSTSVVEAKRLPSEITVGGDWSVRFDPDWGPKEAVVFPELISWTESPEPLIRYYSGKAVYENAFDLDKDQIRGRKVLLDLGNVQDVAVIRVNGHEFPVSWCSPYEVDITPYVRAGRNRLSVDVVNLWPNRLIGDGKLPPGERMTRSNISKYDAPDAEKYMRVSGLLGPVRVKFFERVKITPQDKN; translated from the coding sequence ATGCGTTTTTTACCGATTGTTTTTTTCCTCTCCCTGATTGCCGGGCAGCGTGCCGCGGCGCAGGCCGATTTCAGCCTGGCGCCCGTAACGAAGGTTTCGCCCGGGGAACTGGCCGAAAAATTCGCTTCGCCTCCCGGCGAGGCCGGGATGTCGTGTTACTGGTGGTGGCTCAACGGGGTCGCCACCGAGGCGTCGATCACCCGCGACCTCGAAGAGATGAAGGCCAAAGGCTACGGGTCGGCCTCGCTGATCGACGCCGGGGGATTCAACCAGGTGACCGGAAAGCCCGGGCCGGGCAACGTGTTCCTCTCGCCCGGCTGGATGGCGCTTTACCGCCATGCGGTGCGCGAGGCCGACCGGCTGGGGATCGCCCTCGCCGTCAACGTGACCAGCGGCTGGAATCCCGGCGGGCCGTATATCACGCCCGAACTGGCCTTGAAAAAACTGACCTGGTCGGAAACCGACGTCGCCGGAGGACGCCGGGTCGAATTGGAACTGCCGCAGCCGCCGACATGGTATATGTATGAGGATGTCCGTGTGCAGGCCGTGAAAAAGGCTCCGGAGGGCACTCCGATGCGCGATGAGGCCATCCCGAACTGGTCGGCCAAGGCGTTTTTCAGCGGACTGGGTTTCCAGGAGATGTTTCCGCTCGAAAGATTGAGCGCCGACTTTTATTACGATTCCGGTGCCGAGCCCCTCCCCCGGGAGGAGATACTCGACCTGACGGCGCTTTACGACGGCAAGACGCTCGAATGGGACGCCCCGGCAGGGGAGTGGACGGTGATCCGCTACGGCTGGACATGCACCGGAGCCCATACCTCGACTTCGAGCGACGGATGGGCGGGCTTGTCGCTCGACCACCTGAATCCCGACGCCTTCGATGCGTTCCGCGAGCATGTGCTGCAACCGCTGGTCGGGACTGCGCGGGAAGAGGGGAACAGCGTTAAGTTCCTGCTGACCGACAGCTGGGAAATGGGGCTCGTCAACTGGACGAACCGTTTTCCCGAAGAGTTCCGGAAATTCCGGGGCTACGATCTCTGGGCCTACCTGCCGGTGATGACCGGCCGTGTCGTCGACAGCCCCGAGGTGTCGAACCGTTTTCTGCAGGACATCCGCCGGACGGTCAGCGACTGCATCCTCAACTACCACTATAAGCCTTTCCGGGAGTTCGCCAACGCGAACGGCATGCTGATAGACCCCGAGGCCGGGGGGCCCTGTTACACACCGGTCGATGCTCTGGAGGTCATGGGCGCATGCGATATTCCCCACGGTGAATACTGGGCGCGCTCCACTTCGCACGTCGCCTCCGAGCAGGCGCGCCTGTCGGTGCGGCAAAGCGCCTGTGCGGCGCATACCAACGGCAAGCGGTTCGTCGAAGCCGAAGGCCCGACCAGCATCGGCCCGCACTGGGAACGGTCGCCCCGTGACCTGAAAGGACTGATCGACCGGATATTCTGTTCGGGCGTCAACCGCCTGGTATGGCACACCTTCACTACTTCGCCCGGGGAGTACGGCAAGCCCGGCATCGAGTATTTCGCCGGTACGCATCTCAACCCCAACGTGACGTGGTGGGAGCAGGCCGGGGATTTCGTGGGGTATATCGGCCGCTGTTCGTACTTGCTCCAACAAGGGTTGTTCGTCGCCGATGCGCTCTATTACAACGGCGATGACGTCCCCAACATGGTCTTCCTGAAAGAGGAGGTGACCGACCTGGGCCCCGGTTACGACTGGGACAAATGTTCGAAGGACGTGATCCTGAACCGCCTTTCGGTCGAGGACGGGCGCCTCGTGCTGCCCGACGGCATGTCGTACCGGGTGCTGGTGCTGCCCCGCCTCGAACAGATCGACCTCGACGTGATGCGCAGGATCGAGCGCCTGGTGCTGGACGGCATGGTGCTCGTCGGCGAGCCGCCCCGGCGGACGACGGGCTTGTCCCGCTATCCGGATGGGGACAGGGAACTGAACGACATTGTGAACCGTATGTGGCGGTGCAATGCGGGCAGCTGGCTGGACGGCGTCAACCGCACCGAGAACCTCTACGGCAAAGGGCGCGTCATCCGCGGGCAGAAGTTGAGCCATGTGCTCAGGTCGCTTTCGGCACCACCCGATTTCTCGTATGTCTCCGATAACTCGGCGACGAAGCTCGACTATATCCACCGCGCCACGGATCGGCAGGATATCTATTTCGTGGCAAATCGTTTCGCCCTGAACGGCATAGACGACTATTACTACCGTTACACGCCCGTCGCTTACGACCGCTTCGAGGATGTCGAATGCCGCTTCAGGGTTACGGGGCGGACTCCCGAGTTCTGGGATCCGCTCACGGGCAGGATCAGCCCGGTGGCCTATTATTACGAGAAGGACGGATACACGCATATCCCGATGCACTTTGCCCCCGAAGGAGCCGTGTTCGTAGTGTTCACCGAAGGCGGCGGGCAGGCGGAGCACATCGTGCGGGTCGACCGCAGCGGTTTTCCGCTTTCCGCGGCGCAGTCCTCCTCGCCCCGTTATCCGCAGGTCGGGTTCGAATATGCGGGGACGGATGTCTATGCCGCCGTTTACGACCCGGGACACTACACGGTGTACTGGTCGAACGGAAGCACCTCGGTCGTGGAGGCGAAACGCCTGCCGTCGGAAATCACCGTCGGCGGCGACTGGAGCGTGCGCTTCGACCCCGACTGGGGCCCGAAAGAGGCCGTTGTCTTCCCGGAACTGATCTCGTGGACGGAATCCCCGGAGCCCCTGATCCGCTATTATTCCGGAAAGGCGGTCTATGAAAACGCTTTCGATCTGGATAAAGATCAGATCCGAGGGCGGAAGGTGCTGCTCGACCTGGGAAATGTGCAGGATGTGGCCGTGATCCGGGTGAACGGACATGAATTCCCCGTTTCGTGGTGCTCGCCCTATGAGGTCGACATCACTCCGTATGTCCGTGCCGGGCGCAACCGCCTGTCGGTCGACGTCGTCAACCTTTGGCCTAACCGGCTCATCGGAGACGGCAAGCTGCCCCCGGGGGAACGGATGACCCGAAGCAACATCAGCAAATACGACGCCCCGGATGCGGAGAAGTACATGCGGGTTTCCGGCCTGCTGGGGCCGGTACGGGTCAAATTCTTCGAACGGGTGAAAATTACTCCGCAGGATAAAAATTGA
- a CDS encoding beta-L-arabinofuranosidase domain-containing protein encodes MKYLKIYMMLALAFAPAAGFAGGEDSGAPFAHNRAPLAPKAYAELPLGAIRAQGWLLEMLERQRSGATGQMDRLYPEVMGPRNGWLGGDGDQWERGPYWIDGLLPLAYILDDGQLKAKVQPWVEWALQSQREDGYFGPAQDYPYEAGLQRDNSADWWPRMVVLKILQQYYSATGDRRVVDFMTRYFRYQLKTLPEKPLGHWTFWARYRVCDNLQAVYWLYNLTGDGFLLELGDLLHSQGHDFTRMFLRSDDLKRFGSIHCVNLAQGLKEPVIYYQQHPDREYIDAVKKGLSDIRLLHGQPQGMFGGDEGLHGNNPTQGSELCSAVELMYSLEKMTEITGDVAFADHLERIAFNALPTQVTDDFMHKQYFQQPNQVMATRHTHNFYEDANHARTDIVFGTLSGYPCCFSNMHQGWPKFTQNLWYAAPGGGVAAMLYSPSEVSLKVGGGHAVTIGEDTAYPMEDEIRFTIRMSGKKACKFPFHLRIPAWCRNAEVCLNGTVIGNPRGGSMAVFDREWRDGDRLVLRLPMEVTTSRWYENSVAVERGPLVYALAMRETWEKKPFGDGETAQFGDEYYEVTSADKWNYGILARAAEQPEKHFSVSLDKEKQQGRFFWNPENAPVRIRVRAREIPTWTLYNEMAGPLPYSVCASPCPEEEIELIPYGCTTLRISEFPLVR; translated from the coding sequence ATGAAATATCTGAAAATATATATGATGCTGGCGCTCGCCTTTGCGCCTGCCGCCGGGTTCGCGGGCGGCGAAGATTCCGGGGCGCCTTTTGCGCACAACCGGGCGCCGTTGGCGCCCAAAGCCTATGCCGAGCTGCCGCTGGGTGCGATCCGGGCGCAGGGCTGGCTGCTCGAAATGCTGGAACGCCAGCGTTCCGGGGCGACCGGACAGATGGACAGGCTCTATCCCGAGGTCATGGGCCCGCGTAACGGCTGGCTGGGCGGTGACGGCGACCAGTGGGAGCGCGGCCCCTATTGGATCGACGGGCTGCTGCCGCTGGCCTATATCCTGGATGACGGACAGCTCAAGGCAAAAGTGCAGCCCTGGGTCGAATGGGCGTTGCAAAGCCAGCGCGAAGACGGTTATTTCGGCCCGGCACAGGACTATCCTTACGAGGCGGGCCTGCAACGCGACAACTCGGCCGACTGGTGGCCGAGGATGGTGGTGCTGAAGATACTCCAGCAGTACTATTCCGCGACGGGCGACCGGCGCGTCGTCGATTTCATGACCCGCTATTTCCGGTACCAGTTGAAAACCCTGCCCGAAAAACCGCTGGGCCACTGGACATTCTGGGCACGCTACCGGGTGTGCGACAATCTGCAGGCCGTCTATTGGCTTTACAACCTGACCGGTGACGGATTCCTGCTGGAACTGGGCGACCTGCTCCACAGCCAGGGGCATGATTTCACCCGTATGTTCCTTCGCTCGGACGACCTCAAACGCTTCGGCTCCATCCACTGCGTAAACCTGGCGCAGGGGCTCAAGGAACCGGTTATCTATTACCAGCAGCATCCCGACCGGGAGTATATCGACGCCGTGAAAAAGGGGCTGTCCGATATCCGGCTGTTGCACGGCCAGCCCCAGGGAATGTTCGGCGGGGACGAGGGGCTGCACGGGAATAACCCTACGCAGGGCTCGGAGCTGTGTTCGGCCGTCGAGCTGATGTATTCGCTCGAAAAGATGACCGAAATCACGGGCGACGTCGCCTTTGCCGACCACCTCGAACGCATCGCGTTCAATGCCCTGCCGACGCAGGTCACCGACGACTTCATGCACAAGCAGTATTTCCAGCAGCCCAACCAGGTGATGGCGACCCGCCATACGCATAATTTCTACGAGGACGCCAACCACGCCCGCACGGACATCGTTTTCGGGACACTTTCGGGATACCCCTGCTGTTTCTCGAACATGCACCAGGGATGGCCCAAGTTCACGCAGAACCTGTGGTATGCCGCGCCCGGCGGCGGTGTGGCGGCGATGCTCTATTCGCCTTCCGAAGTTTCGCTGAAGGTCGGCGGCGGGCATGCGGTCACGATCGGCGAAGATACGGCCTATCCCATGGAGGACGAAATCCGCTTCACGATCCGGATGTCCGGTAAAAAAGCCTGCAAATTCCCGTTCCACCTGCGCATTCCCGCCTGGTGCCGCAACGCCGAGGTCTGCCTGAACGGGACGGTGATCGGGAATCCCCGCGGCGGGAGCATGGCCGTCTTCGACCGGGAGTGGCGCGACGGCGACCGGCTCGTGCTGCGCCTGCCGATGGAAGTGACCACGAGCCGCTGGTACGAAAACTCCGTGGCCGTCGAGCGCGGCCCGCTGGTGTATGCCCTCGCCATGCGGGAGACTTGGGAGAAAAAACCGTTCGGCGACGGCGAGACAGCCCAGTTCGGCGACGAATATTACGAGGTGACCTCCGCCGACAAGTGGAATTACGGGATACTTGCGCGTGCCGCGGAACAACCCGAAAAACATTTTTCCGTATCTTTGGACAAGGAAAAACAGCAGGGACGCTTTTTCTGGAATCCCGAAAATGCACCCGTCAGGATACGGGTCAGGGCGCGCGAGATCCCGACTTGGACGCTGTATAACGAAATGGCCGGGCCCCTGCCGTACTCGGTTTGCGCAAGCCCCTGCCCCGAGGAGGAGATCGAACTGATACCCTACGGTTGTACGACGCTGCGCATCTCGGAATTCCCCCTGGTACGCTAA
- a CDS encoding glycoside hydrolase family 38 C-terminal domain-containing protein: MKRILLLLMSVFIAAAVFSQDRVRAYLVSNAHFDSQWNWDVQRSIREYIPKTLDQNLFLLGTYPDYVFNFEGGIKYQWMKEYYPHQYELIKRYIREGRWHVTGSTWDATDPNIPSAESFTRNILYGQHFYRREFGVEGTDIFLPDCFGFGWTLPTIAAHSGLIGFSTQKLMWRHRPFHGTSKIPFEIGLWQGVDGSRIMAVMDAHNYTTKWRYEDLSHSKYLQDIAQSNPLNAVYHYYGTGDTGGAPTIESVRALELGLQGDGPVEIISATSDRLYKDYLPYSSHPELPVWNGELLMDVHATGCYTSQAAMKLYNRRNEQLADAAERSAVAADWLGAVPYPREVLTEAWKRFIWHQFHDDLTGTSLPRAYEFSWNDELISLKQFGDVLTTSVGAVSRGLDTDVKGLPVVLYNAAGFEVSDVVEVTLPLEGSKFTVYDDKGVRVPSQVLGTQQGQTRLLVEATVPAAGYAVYDIRKGGQPKAPAIKAGAWGLENSVYKLTLDANGDISSIVDKRHGRELVAAGKSIRLAFFPQNESYSWPAWEILKKTVDASPQAITGEVKVTVAEEGPLRASVCVERTLGDSRFRQWITLREGAQADRIDLVNDIDWQSSNALLKAEFPLSVSNPEAVYDLGVGSVARGNNTATAYEVYAQQWADLTDADGSYGVSVLNDSKYGWDKPADNTLRLTLLHTPATKGGYAYQNKQDFGHHTFTYSIVGHAGDYRAGGAVRKAEVLNQPLRAFVAPRHGGVLGRSFSLASSQNPNVALRALKQAEDSDEYVVRFYETSGLGSQQAVVGFAAQIVDARELNGVEDVVGDAEFCGRELRFEVGPFGMKTFRVKLAKPVRALTPAAEAAVELPYNVKTASYNPFRSDANFDGKGCSYAAELLPSRIVYGGVGFEMGDPAAENGVKCRRDTIDLPRGRYGKLYLLAASTMNDTQAVFTVDGKEHTALVPYYGGFIGQWGHTGHTEPYLKDAQVAFVGTHKHDMIRNEDRPYEFTYMFRIGLDIPEGARQLVLPDDPRIVVFAATVAEDPAGGIGAACDLLRVQLPVKGADASQAGRRNLLYGKPVVERSGEVNASERAECATDEDVSTKWCDYSDAKPKLLGVDLGRETTIRGWYVMHAALEALDYITKEYSLQVRRSPGEEWKTVDTVYDNTALETDRVLPQPVTARYVRLVVSKPDQSEGNTARIYEFEVY; the protein is encoded by the coding sequence ATGAAACGCATTTTATTATTGTTAATGTCGGTGTTTATCGCCGCAGCGGTTTTTTCACAGGATAGAGTTCGGGCCTATTTAGTCTCGAACGCCCATTTTGATTCCCAGTGGAACTGGGATGTGCAGCGTTCGATCCGTGAGTACATTCCAAAGACGCTGGATCAGAACCTGTTCCTCTTGGGCACCTACCCGGATTATGTATTCAATTTCGAAGGGGGCATCAAGTACCAGTGGATGAAGGAGTACTACCCCCACCAGTACGAGTTGATCAAGCGTTACATCCGCGAGGGGCGCTGGCATGTCACGGGCAGCACGTGGGACGCGACGGATCCGAACATCCCTTCTGCGGAGTCCTTCACGCGCAATATCCTGTACGGGCAGCACTTCTACCGCCGGGAATTCGGGGTCGAAGGCACGGACATCTTCCTTCCGGACTGCTTCGGTTTCGGGTGGACGCTTCCGACGATCGCGGCCCACAGCGGTCTTATCGGTTTCTCGACTCAGAAACTCATGTGGCGGCACCGCCCGTTCCACGGTACGAGCAAGATTCCGTTCGAGATCGGCTTGTGGCAGGGCGTCGACGGCTCCCGTATCATGGCCGTGATGGACGCGCACAACTATACGACCAAGTGGCGTTACGAAGACCTCAGCCACAGCAAGTACCTGCAGGACATCGCCCAGAGCAACCCTCTGAATGCCGTTTACCATTACTATGGTACGGGGGACACGGGCGGCGCCCCGACCATCGAGTCGGTTCGGGCTTTGGAACTGGGACTGCAGGGCGACGGGCCGGTGGAGATCATCAGCGCCACGAGCGACCGCCTTTACAAGGACTATCTTCCCTATTCCTCCCACCCGGAGCTTCCGGTGTGGAACGGGGAGTTGCTGATGGACGTGCATGCCACGGGTTGCTATACCTCGCAGGCCGCGATGAAGCTCTACAACCGCCGTAACGAGCAGCTTGCGGACGCTGCCGAGCGCAGCGCCGTTGCCGCCGACTGGCTCGGGGCCGTGCCCTACCCGCGCGAGGTTCTCACCGAGGCCTGGAAACGCTTTATCTGGCACCAGTTTCACGACGACCTTACGGGTACGAGCCTCCCCCGTGCCTACGAGTTCTCGTGGAACGACGAGCTGATCTCGCTCAAACAGTTCGGGGACGTACTCACGACCTCGGTTGGCGCGGTTTCGCGGGGTCTGGATACCGATGTCAAAGGGCTCCCCGTGGTGCTCTACAACGCTGCGGGGTTCGAGGTCTCGGACGTGGTGGAGGTTACGCTTCCGCTCGAAGGCAGCAAGTTCACGGTCTACGACGACAAGGGCGTCCGGGTTCCCTCGCAGGTGCTGGGCACGCAGCAGGGGCAGACGCGGCTGCTGGTCGAGGCCACCGTCCCGGCTGCGGGGTATGCCGTCTACGACATCCGCAAGGGCGGGCAGCCGAAGGCCCCGGCGATAAAGGCCGGCGCATGGGGGCTGGAGAACAGCGTCTATAAACTTACGCTGGACGCCAACGGCGACATCTCGTCGATCGTCGACAAGCGTCATGGCCGCGAACTGGTGGCCGCCGGCAAGTCCATCCGCCTTGCGTTCTTCCCGCAGAACGAGTCTTACAGCTGGCCGGCCTGGGAGATCCTCAAGAAGACCGTGGACGCATCGCCGCAGGCCATCACGGGCGAGGTGAAGGTCACCGTGGCCGAAGAGGGGCCCCTGCGCGCCTCGGTATGCGTGGAACGCACGCTGGGGGATTCCCGCTTCCGGCAGTGGATCACGCTGCGCGAAGGCGCCCAGGCCGACAGGATCGACCTTGTGAACGACATCGACTGGCAGTCGTCCAATGCGCTGCTGAAGGCCGAGTTCCCGCTTTCGGTCTCGAACCCCGAGGCGGTCTATGACCTTGGCGTGGGCTCCGTGGCGCGGGGCAACAACACCGCGACCGCCTACGAGGTCTATGCGCAGCAGTGGGCCGACCTCACCGACGCGGACGGCAGCTACGGGGTCTCGGTGCTCAACGACAGCAAGTACGGCTGGGACAAACCCGCGGACAACACGCTGCGCCTTACGCTGCTGCATACGCCTGCGACCAAGGGCGGCTACGCCTACCAGAACAAGCAGGACTTCGGACACCATACGTTCACCTACTCGATCGTAGGGCACGCGGGCGATTACCGCGCGGGAGGTGCCGTGCGCAAGGCCGAGGTGCTCAACCAGCCGCTTCGGGCATTCGTCGCGCCTCGCCATGGCGGGGTGCTGGGCCGCAGCTTCTCGCTGGCCTCCTCGCAGAACCCCAATGTGGCGCTGCGGGCGCTCAAACAGGCCGAGGATTCGGACGAATATGTGGTTCGTTTCTACGAGACCTCGGGTCTCGGGTCGCAGCAGGCCGTGGTGGGCTTCGCGGCGCAGATCGTCGACGCCCGGGAGCTCAACGGCGTGGAGGATGTCGTGGGCGACGCGGAGTTCTGCGGCCGCGAGCTGCGCTTCGAGGTCGGGCCCTTCGGCATGAAGACTTTCCGCGTGAAACTCGCCAAGCCCGTCCGGGCGCTCACGCCCGCCGCGGAGGCGGCGGTGGAGCTGCCTTACAACGTCAAAACGGCCTCTTACAACCCGTTCCGCTCGGACGCCAACTTCGACGGCAAGGGCTGCTCCTACGCCGCCGAGCTGCTGCCGTCCCGCATCGTGTACGGGGGTGTCGGCTTCGAGATGGGGGATCCCGCCGCGGAGAACGGCGTCAAATGCCGCCGCGACACCATCGACCTGCCCCGCGGGCGCTATGGCAAGCTCTACCTGCTGGCCGCCTCGACCATGAACGACACGCAGGCCGTATTCACCGTCGACGGAAAGGAGCACACGGCACTGGTACCCTATTATGGCGGCTTCATCGGACAGTGGGGCCATACGGGGCATACCGAGCCCTACCTCAAGGATGCGCAGGTGGCCTTCGTGGGCACGCACAAGCATGATATGATCCGCAACGAGGACAGGCCCTACGAATTCACCTACATGTTCCGCATCGGCCTCGACATCCCCGAGGGGGCACGGCAGCTGGTACTGCCCGACGACCCGCGCATCGTGGTGTTCGCGGCGACGGTGGCCGAAGACCCCGCCGGAGGTATCGGTGCGGCCTGCGACCTGCTGCGCGTGCAGCTGCCCGTGAAAGGCGCCGACGCCTCGCAGGCCGGGCGGCGAAACCTGCTCTACGGCAAACCCGTCGTGGAAAGGTCGGGGGAGGTCAACGCCTCCGAGAGGGCCGAGTGCGCCACCGACGAGGACGTATCCACCAAGTGGTGCGATTACAGCGATGCTAAACCCAAGCTGCTGGGGGTGGATCTCGGACGGGAGACCACGATCCGGGGTTGGTATGTCATGCACGCTGCGCTCGAAGCCCTGGACTACATCACAAAGGAGTACTCCCTGCAGGTGCGCCGGAGCCCCGGCGAAGAGTGGAAAACGGTGGACACGGTTTACGACAACACGGCCCTCGAAACCGACAGGGTTCTTCCGCAGCCCGTAACCGCCCGATACGTGAGGCTCGTGGTCTCAAAACCTGACCAAAGCGAAGGAAATACCGCCAGAATCTATGAATTCGAGGTGTATTGA